GCTGCGCGCGGACGGCGACGGCGCAGGAGCGCCGCACGAGAGGCGCCTCACGCCCGAGGAGCTCGACGACCTGAGGCGGGCCGTCGCAGAGCTCCCGGAGGGGCTCTCGCTGGACACCCCCGCTTCGCCCCAGGACCCCGCGGTGTTCAGCGGCCGCTGCGAGCTGCTCATCGCCAGGAGAACGCCGTTCGCCGTGGTCCAGCTGACGAGCGCGTTTCCGTCGCTCGAGGCGGGCCCTCACGCGCCCTCGCTGTCGCTGCTGCACCGCCTGGTCCAGCTCGCCTGGCGCGACGAGTCAGGTCCGAGCCGGCGCGGCCACTGACGGGCGCGCCTCGCGCGTCAGGCGCCGGCCGCCCAGCACGAGCAGGACGCCGGACGTGAGGAAGGCCAGGTCCCAGCCGAGCTGCCCCGGACCTGGACGGACATGGTGGATCTGCAGGAGGTGATGGTCGATCACCCCCTCGACCAGGTTGAACAGCCCCCAGCCCATGGCGGCGGCGCCCGGGAGCATCCGTCCGGGGAGCTCGGCTCCACCCGCGCGCAGCGCGCTCCAGAGCTTGATGACACCTGCCACGGTGAGGCTCAATGCGACAACGCCGAACAGGCCGTCGGCGAAGATGTTCCGCCTCACATCGTCGATGGTCGCGCCTGGATGGCAGCTGAAGCAGATCAGATGATGCCACTGCAGGATCTGATGGAACAGGATGCCGTCGATCAGGCCTCCTGCGCCCATACCGAAGATCACCCCCGCCGTCTTCACGGCGCGTGATGTCCTCGTGGCGGCGGTGATCTCGAACGGGCGGGCTGTGCTCATGAAATCCTCCTGAGCGCGCCCCCATGCGAGCGGCAAACCACAGCCGTCGGGCGGCGCAGGACGGATCGCTCGGGCCGGCGGAGCGACCGGTTCGCCACGCCGGAGCGCGGCGCTTTGGCCGGCCGCGAACCGACGGCGCCCCGACTCGATGGACTGGCCAGCTCGGACCTGGCACGGAGTTGGCACATGCCGAGGAGAGGAGCCCACGTATCCGCAGAAATCGCTGAAAGGTGCCAGATGGACAATCGAATGAACCCGGAACACGCCGCCGGAACGGCCGAGCCGGAACACCAGGGTCCCAGGCCGGTCCCCTACACGTACCATGACGGCCGAGAGGATTACCTCCACGTCGGCCGCCAGGAGGGCGCGGAGCTGGATCAGCCCGAGGCGCTGGTCCCGGCTGCCGAAGGGGTGACTTCACCTGTCCAGGCGACGTCCCTGCCGCCCGAAGCCGCGTCGATGGCCGCCGCGCCGATCGCCTCGCCGCCCGAGGCGACGGCGCTGCCGCCCGAGGCGACGGCGCTGCCGCCCGCGGCGATGCCCCGGTCTCCCTGGGCGACGCCTCGCGCAGCGGCGCAGCGCCCTCAGCAGGCGAGCCGGACGAGCGAGATCGTCACGCGTGGGCTGCGGACCGGCGCCGTGCTGACGGCAGCGACGATGTGCACGATGATGGCAGCGTCCACCCTCAAGCGCGGATCGCCCTGGGCCGCCATGAACGCCATGGCAGCGGCGGTCGGCCTCGGGGGTCGCCGCCCGAAGCGCCAGTTCGACCCGGTCGCCACGCCCGCAGGGATCGCGGCGCTCGCCGGCGGCCTGCTCGTGTGGGGCATCGGCTACGAGAAGGCGCTCGACGCGGCGGGGCAGCGCGGCGGCGCGCTCACGGGCGCGCTGTCGGCGCTCGGCGGCTTCCTGCTCGACGACCTGGTCTTGCCCGGCCGGCTGATGAAGGGCTTCCGAGACACGATGGGCGTGGCCGGCACCGTCGGCAAATACGTCGCCCTCGGCGTGGCGAGCGCCGTCGCCCCGCGGTGAGCGCGCGGGGCGGCGCTATCGCCGCTGGCGCGGCGAGACACCTCGCGCCGGCGCGAGCGCCGCCGTGGCACAGCGCCCCGCTATCCCTGCCCGGCGGCCTTCCGGTCCTTCGCGCTCGGCTCCTCGTGCTGGGGCAGCGCGCCTCTCGGCTGCGCCGGTTCGGTCGCGCCGCTCTCTGGCGGCGGCTCGTCCTCGGACGG
The DNA window shown above is from Sorangium aterium and carries:
- a CDS encoding DUF2243 domain-containing protein — its product is MSTARPFEITAATRTSRAVKTAGVIFGMGAGGLIDGILFHQILQWHHLICFSCHPGATIDDVRRNIFADGLFGVVALSLTVAGVIKLWSALRAGGAELPGRMLPGAAAMGWGLFNLVEGVIDHHLLQIHHVRPGPGQLGWDLAFLTSGVLLVLGGRRLTREARPSVAAPART